One segment of Ignavibacteriales bacterium DNA contains the following:
- a CDS encoding MotA/TolQ/ExbB proton channel family protein, whose translation MNLLDIFLKGGFIMWLILASSIVGLAVSIDRFIMLRKAKINVPAFMVRIRGFIKKKDISGAISYCMQEKSPVANIVRKGLKKYKYGHDRVKDAIENAGSQEVSKLEKGLSVLASVAGIAPLLGFLGTVTGMIQAFMTIQDLAGAANPSDLAGGIWEALITTAFGLIIGIPALALYNYFLSAVKKLVGEMETVANDVIDVIQDGGKDEVEIDDEIEMEL comes from the coding sequence ATGAACTTATTAGATATATTCTTAAAAGGCGGATTTATAATGTGGTTGATACTTGCCAGCTCTATTGTTGGGCTTGCTGTTTCTATCGACCGGTTTATAATGCTGCGAAAAGCAAAAATTAATGTGCCCGCTTTTATGGTTAGGATACGAGGATTTATAAAAAAGAAAGATATTTCCGGTGCGATAAGTTATTGTATGCAGGAAAAATCTCCGGTTGCAAACATCGTTCGTAAAGGATTAAAAAAATATAAATACGGACACGACCGGGTTAAAGATGCAATTGAGAACGCAGGCAGCCAGGAAGTCAGCAAGTTAGAAAAAGGTTTATCTGTTCTCGCTTCAGTTGCAGGTATTGCCCCTTTGTTAGGATTTCTTGGGACGGTAACAGGAATGATTCAAGCCTTTATGACGATTCAAGATTTAGCGGGTGCGGCAAATCCAAGTGATCTTGCAGGTGGAATTTGGGAAGCATTAATTACAACTGCATTTGGTTTAATTATTGGTATTCCAGCTTTAGCTCTATACAATTATTTTTTAAGCGCTGTTAAAAAATTAGTTGGTGAAATGGAAACAGTTGCAAATGATGTTATTGATGTTATTCAAGATGGTGGAAAAGATGAAGTAGAAATTGATGACGAAATTGAAATGGAATTATAG